A single window of Sparus aurata chromosome 12, fSpaAur1.1, whole genome shotgun sequence DNA harbors:
- the LOC115592999 gene encoding gastrula zinc finger protein XlCGF28.1-like, with product MYHTIYNKVKLVLCIQPILRQQWAACGRTENQLQISTVNTSYFHLCRIAKIRRCLSPPAAESLIYAFISSCLDYCNSLLTGIASHSLHRLQTAQNSAARLLTHTQSCEHITAVLYTLHWLPIKQRIDFKILLLTFKALHHLAPPYLSDLLIPHRPSRALRSSSSLTLTIPPFKLKTFGHRAFSRAAPRLWNSQPQPIRDGEPKKKKGHCRKNKNSTSTDIQHNTHSGEKSFSCDTCGKTFKCKSLLKTHLRTHTGERPYSCKTCGKAFSQSSNLTVHMRIHTGEKPYSCKTCEKAFRTCGDCNQHMRTHTGEKPHSCNACGKDFRTHRELNQHMRRHTGEKPYSCKTCGKAFSQCSNLTVHIRSHTGEKPYSCQTCGKDFKSHGELKQHMRTHTGEKPYSCQTCGKAFKSHGHVDEHMRIHTGEKPFTCKTCGKAFRRRANLTVHRRIHTGEKPFTCKKCGKKFTQKCNLIAHMQTHR from the exons ATGTATCATACAATATACAACAAGGTGAAGTTGGTACTCTGCATTCAGCCCATCCTGAGGCAGCAGTGGGCAGCGTGTGGCAGGACCGAGAACCAACTCCAGAT CTCCACCGTCAACACCTCCTACTTCCACCTCTGCCGCATTGCCAAAATCAGACGCTGCCTCTCCCCCCCTGCTGCTGAATCCCTCATCTACGCCTTCATCTCCTCATGTCtcgactactgcaactccctccttACTGGCATCGCCTCTCATTCCCTCCATAGACTTCAAACGGCccaaaactctgctgctcgcctcctCACTCACACCCAGTCCTGTGAACACATCACCGCCGTTCTCTACaccctccactggctccctatcaaacaacgcattgacttcaaaataCTCCTCCTGACCTTCAAAGCTCTCCATCACCTGGCCCCACCCTACTTGTCTGACCTCCTTATCCCCCACCGCCCCTCCCGAGCCCTccgatcctcctcctctctcactctgactATACCACCATTCAAACTCAAAACCTTCGGACACAGAGCCTTCTCCAGAGCTGCACCCCGACTTTGGAACTCTCAGCCCCAACCCATCC gagatggagagccgaagaaaaagaaaggacattgccgaaaaaataaaaactctacctcaacagacattcaacataacactcactcaggtgaaaagtctttcagctgtgacacatgtggaaagacttttaAGTGCAAGTCCCTGTTGAAGACACACCtaagaacccacacaggtgagaggccttattcatgcaaaacatgtgggaaagctttcagccaaaGTTCAAacttaacagttcacatgagaatccacacaggtgagaagccttattcatgcaaaacatgtgaaaaagcTTTCAGGACTTGTGGTGATTGTAATCAAcacatgagaacacacacaggtgagaaaccacaTTCTTGCAACGcatgtgggaaagatttcaggACTCATCGTGAATTGAATCAACACATGAgaagacacacaggtgagaagccttattcatgcaaaacatgtgggaaggcTTTCAGCCAATGTTCAAACTTAACAGTTCACATAAGatcccacacaggtgagaaaccgtattcttgccaaacatgtgggaaggaTTTCAAGTCTCATGGTGAATTGAAGCAACACATGAGAACCCatacaggtgagaaaccgtattcttgccaaacatgtgggaaagctttcaagTCTCATGGTCACGTGGATGaacacatgagaatccacacaggcgAGAAGccatttacttgcaaaacatgtgggaaagctttcaggcGACGTGCAAACTTAACAGTTCACAGGAGaattcacacaggtgagaagccgtttacttgcaaaaaaTGTGGGAAGAAGTTCACGCAAAAGTGTAACTTAATAgctcacatgcaaacacacaggtga